From a single Glycine soja cultivar W05 chromosome 19, ASM419377v2, whole genome shotgun sequence genomic region:
- the LOC114398633 gene encoding uncharacterized protein LOC114398633 encodes MRKGKSEVNIDKKKDTTPNEGKEVPYPLMPLYAKFLKDMMTKKNRYIHSDRIVVEGNCSAVIQHILPPKHIDPRVVTIPCSIGEVVVGKALIDLGASINLMPLFMHRRLGEIEIIPTRMTLQLADRSIARPYGVIEHVLVKVKHLIFPADFIVIDIEEDADIPLILGHPFMSTASCVVDIRKLALNYFMKIKSHLTGMSILKFM; translated from the exons aTGAGGAAAGGAAAAAGTGAGGTAAACATTGACAAGAAGAAGGATACTACTCCAAATGAAGGCAAGGAAGTACCTTATCCTTTG ATGCcactctatgccaaatttttaaaagatatgatGACAAAGAAGAACCGGTACATCCATAGTGATAGAATTGTGGTGGAAGGCAATTGTAGTGCTGTGATTCAACACattcttccacctaagcacaTAGATCCTAGAGTTGTCACGATACCATGTTCCATTGGTGAGGTTGTTGTAGgaaaagctctcatagacttgggagctagtatcaactTAATGCCTCTTTTCATGCACCGGCGACTTGGGGAGATAGAGATAATACCTACACGCATGACCCTCCAGTTAGCTGATCGCTCCATCGCAAGACCATATGGAGTGATTGAACatgttttggtgaaggtgaAACACCTTATATTCCCAGCTGATTTTATTGTGATAGACATAGAAGAGGACGCTGatattcctctcattcttggtCACCCATTCATGTCTACTGCAAGCTGTGTAGTAGATATCAGAAAATTAGCTTTGAATTATTTCATGAAGATAAAGAGCCACTTGACCGGAATGTCTATTTTAAAGTtcatgtga